A portion of the Acidimicrobiales bacterium genome contains these proteins:
- a CDS encoding zinc-binding dehydrogenase, whose translation MRAVVLRQGELVVDDVPEPRAAAGLMLCAVRACGICGSDLHAIRHGDLIPRAFAERPPSEPPRRVEPVVADFADDVILGHEFCAEVLECGPDVEGFVPGDLVVSLPTMIDARGGHGLGWSNVYPGGFAERMVISADLATRVPNGLDPRVAALTEPAAVGEHAVGAAGAGPGDGAIVLGAGPVGLMIVASLAARGVAPIVVSEPAAGRRAMAERVGAHHSVDPGAEEPVAVWHRFAERGQRVLIFEAAGVPGMIDAAIAMAPRRAELVVAGMCCEPDVISPLRAFRSELTMRFVAGYTRGEFAATVHQIAEGILDVAAITTGVVGLDDVPTVCDELLSPHAHGKVLVSAGTGTVDTADVV comes from the coding sequence GTGAGAGCTGTGGTGTTGCGGCAGGGCGAGTTGGTGGTCGACGACGTCCCCGAGCCACGTGCGGCCGCCGGTCTGATGCTGTGTGCGGTCCGCGCGTGTGGAATCTGCGGCAGCGACCTGCACGCGATCCGTCACGGCGACCTCATTCCACGCGCGTTCGCAGAGCGCCCGCCGTCGGAGCCGCCGCGGCGGGTCGAGCCGGTCGTGGCCGACTTCGCCGACGACGTGATCCTCGGCCACGAGTTCTGTGCCGAGGTCCTCGAGTGCGGCCCCGATGTGGAGGGCTTCGTGCCGGGTGATCTGGTGGTGTCGCTGCCGACGATGATCGACGCACGGGGCGGCCACGGGCTCGGATGGTCCAACGTCTATCCCGGAGGATTCGCCGAGCGGATGGTGATCTCCGCCGACCTGGCGACCAGGGTGCCGAACGGGCTCGATCCGCGGGTCGCGGCGCTGACCGAACCTGCCGCGGTCGGCGAGCATGCCGTCGGGGCAGCCGGGGCGGGTCCGGGGGACGGTGCGATCGTATTGGGGGCCGGTCCGGTCGGGTTGATGATCGTGGCCTCGCTGGCGGCTCGTGGCGTCGCGCCGATCGTGGTCAGCGAACCCGCAGCGGGGCGTCGGGCGATGGCCGAACGGGTCGGCGCGCATCACAGCGTCGACCCCGGAGCCGAGGAGCCGGTCGCCGTGTGGCACCGATTCGCCGAACGCGGCCAGCGGGTGCTGATCTTCGAGGCCGCGGGAGTCCCCGGGATGATCGATGCCGCCATCGCGATGGCACCACGGCGCGCCGAGTTGGTCGTCGCCGGAATGTGCTGCGAACCCGATGTCATCTCACCTCTCAGGGCGTTCCGCTCCGAGCTGACCATGAGGTTCGTCGCGGGGTACACCCGTGGCGAGTTCGCGGCCACGGTCCACCAGATCGCCGAGGGCATTCTCGACGTCGCTGCGATCACCACCGGCGTGGTCGGCCTGGACGACGTCCCGACGGTGTGCGACGAGCTCCTGTCGCCTCACGCCCACGGAAAGGTCCTCGTGTCCGCCGGAACCGGCACCGTCGACACCGCCGACGTCGTCTGA
- a CDS encoding class I SAM-dependent methyltransferase, with the protein MNLHEIGRRHGTDKCDDDHSFRGESYLHIYDRYLSHLREAPVTLLELGVKTGASLRMWREYFPLGQVHGVDLNPACAAHESERIAVHILSQDDEPGLDELAESVGGFDIVLDDCSHINALTLASERILFRHVKPGGFYIIEDLGMSWMDYSQVADQEAFMDGELAMNVARGVDPAQQRDDLSRRFEEILFRMDMLRGDVRFLHFWPNIAIAQKCAHSG; encoded by the coding sequence GTGAACCTTCACGAGATCGGGAGGCGACACGGGACCGACAAGTGCGATGACGATCACTCGTTCCGCGGCGAGAGCTACCTGCACATCTATGACCGGTACCTCTCGCATCTGCGGGAGGCGCCGGTCACGCTGCTCGAGCTCGGTGTCAAGACCGGCGCGTCGCTTCGCATGTGGCGCGAGTACTTCCCGCTGGGGCAAGTCCACGGCGTGGACCTGAACCCGGCGTGCGCCGCACACGAGAGCGAGCGGATCGCCGTTCACATCCTCTCCCAGGACGACGAGCCCGGTCTCGACGAGCTGGCCGAATCGGTCGGCGGATTCGACATCGTGCTCGACGACTGCAGCCACATCAACGCGTTGACGCTGGCGTCGGAGAGGATCCTCTTCAGGCATGTGAAGCCTGGCGGCTTCTACATCATCGAGGACCTGGGCATGTCCTGGATGGACTACAGCCAGGTGGCGGATCAGGAGGCGTTCATGGATGGCGAGCTCGCGATGAATGTGGCCCGGGGTGTCGACCCTGCCCAGCAACGCGATGACCTCAGCCGGCGGTTCGAAGAGATTCTCTTCCGGATGGACATGCTCCGCGGCGACGTGCGGTTCCTCCACTTCTGGCCGAACATCGCCATCGCTCAGAAGTGCGCCCATAGCGGTTAG